The proteins below are encoded in one region of Periplaneta americana isolate PAMFEO1 chromosome 11, P.americana_PAMFEO1_priV1, whole genome shotgun sequence:
- the LOC138708541 gene encoding octapeptide-repeat protein T2-like: MKKRDTEETETERKRKDKERDRKRERQRVTEKEGKTERDREREKDRERGKDRERRRKRERQRETEKEGKTERETEKEGKTDTEKEGKTERDREREKDRERQRKREKRERQRDIERGKTERDRERGKTRETKKAGKQRETEKEGKAERDRERGKGRERQRKRENRERQRTRERESQRKRERQRERDRERGKTERDRERGKTERDRESGKTERDRSLPRVRPRRLDYVTLAVR, from the exons aTGAAGAAAAGGGACACAgaggagacagagacagagagaaaaaggaaagacaaagagagagacagaaagagGGAAAGACAGAGAGTGACGGAGAAAGAGggaaagacagagagagacagagaaagagagaaagacagagaaagagggaaagacagagagagacggagaaagagggaaagacagagagagacagagaaagagggaaagacagagagagagacagagaaagagggaaagacaGACACGGAGAAAGAGggaaagacagagagagacagagaaagagaaaaagacagagagagacagagaaagaggGAAAAGAGGGAAAGGCAGAGAGACATAGAAAGAGGGaaaacagagagagacagagaaagaggGAAAACA AGAGAGACAAAGAAAGCGGGAAAACAGAGAGAGACGGAGAAAGAGGGAAaggcagagagagacagagaaagagggaaaggcagagagagacagagaaagagggaaaacagagagagacagagaacgAGGGAAAG AGAGAGTCAGAGAAAGAGGgaaaggcagagagagagagacagagaaagagggaaaacagagagagacagagaaagagggaaaacagagagagacagagaaagcGGGAAAACAGAGAGAGACA GGTCGTTGCCTAGGGTGCGCCCTAGGAGGCTGGACTACGTTACACTCGCCGTGAGATGA